From one Esox lucius isolate fEsoLuc1 chromosome 11, fEsoLuc1.pri, whole genome shotgun sequence genomic stretch:
- the LOC105027502 gene encoding transcription factor Sox-8: protein MLKMSEEHDKSICDQPCSPAGTTSSMSQDDSDSDAPSSPTGSDGHGSLLAGIGKKLDGEDDDRFPACIRDAVSQVLKGYDWSLVPMPVRGNGSLKNKPHVKRPMNAFMVWAQAARRKLADQYPHLHNAELSKTLGKLWRLLSENEKRPFVEEAERLRVQHKRDHPDYKYQPRRRKSVKPGQSDSDSGAELSHQMYKPEPGMLPGIADGHHHTEHAGQTHGPPTPPTTPKTDLHHGGKQDLKHEGRRLLDGGRQNIDFSNVDISELSTDVISNMEAFDVHEFDQYLPLNGHASTAGMDHHGHHGPNPASGATSYTSSYSHPTVNGAVWSRKSAAMSASSPASNEALPPQHRAHIKTEQLSPSHYGSQHSHSSPSHPDYSHSYTAQTCVTSSPTAAAGSFSGSQCDYTDLQSSNYYNPYSGYPSSLYQYPYFHSSRRAYHGSPILNSLSMPPTHSPTTSSWDQPVYTTLSRP, encoded by the exons atgttaaaaatgaGCGAGGAGCATGACAAGTCCATTTGCGACCAACCTTGCAGCCCGGCGGGAACCACCAGCTCCATGTCGCAGGATGACTCCGACTCTGATGCGCCCTCTTCACCGACCGGATCTGATGGGCACGGATCTCTTCTTGCAGGTATCGGAAAGAAACTAGACGGAGAGGACGATGACCGATTCCCAGCATGCATACGTGATGCGGTATCCCAGGTTCTCAAGGGATACGACTGGTCCCTCGTCCCTATGCCGGTGCGGGGAAATGGCTCTCTGAAAAATAAGCCACATGTCAAAAGACCGATGAATGCGTTCATGGTGTGGGCGCAGGCGGCGCGTAGAAAGCTCGCGGACCAATACCCTCATCTGCACAACGCCGAACTGAGCAAGACTCTAGGAAAGCTATGGCG CTTGCTGTCAGAGAATGAGAAGAGGCCATTCGTTGAAGAAGCCGAAAGGCTTCGGGTGCAACACAAACGAGACCATCCCGATTACAAGTACCAGCCTCGGCGTCGAAAGAGTGTGAAACCTGGGCAGAGTGATTCTGACTCTGGTGCGGAGTTGAGCCATCAGATGTACAAACCTGAACCAGGAATGTTGCCAGGTATAGCCGATGGACATCACCACACTGAACATGCAG GTCAAACCCATGGTCCACCCACACCCCCTACAACCCCCAAAACAGACCTGCACCACGGAGGCAAACAGGACCTGAAACACGAGGGCCGACGTCTGCTGGACGGCGGCCGACAGAACATCGACTTCAGCAACGTGGATATCTCCGAGCTCAGCACTGACGTCATCAGCAACATGGAGGCCTTCGACGTGCACGAGTTCGACCAGTACCTACCGCTCAACGGCCACGCGTCCACCGCCGGCATGGACCACCACGGCCACCACGGCCCCAATCCGGCGTCTGGGGCCACATCGTACACGTCCTCCTACAGCCACCCCACAGTGAACGGTGCTGTCTGGAGCCGCAAGAGTGCCGCCATGTCCGCCTCCTCCCCGGCGTCTAACGAAGCACTCCCGCCACAGCACCGGGCCCACATCAAGACAGAGCAGCTGAGCCCCAGCCACTACGGCAGCCAGCACTCCCACAGCTCGCCGTCCCACCCTGATTATTCCCACTCCTACACAGCCCAGACCTGCGTGACTTCATCCCCCACGGCGGCGGCAGGCTCATTCTCCGGCTCCCAGTGTGACTATACAGACCTCCAAAGCTCCAACTATTACAACCCTTACTCAGGCTACCCATCCAGCCTATACCAGTACCCCTACTTCCACTCCTCCAGAAGGGCCTATCACGGGAGCCCCATCCTCAACAGTTTGTCCATGCCCCCCACTCACAGCCCCACCACCTCCAGTTGGGACCAGCCGGTGTACACGACCCTATCCAGACCATAG